Proteins encoded in a region of the Gemmatimonadaceae bacterium genome:
- a CDS encoding DEAD/DEAH box helicase — protein MPSAPQREGWPAIASGAHTLILAPTGTGKTLTAFLWELNQLIVDGATAPLPNAVQILYVSPLKALNNDIQRNLEQPLTELRERFEAAGESFPEIRVAVRTGDTPQSARARMIRKSPHILITTPESLHIMLTTVRGRGMFSGVRAVIVDEIHAIAGSKRGAHLALTLERLDRLCDDQPQRIGLSATQRPLDEIARFLVGQDVQRGGDPTPRPCTIVDCGLVKRIELNVESPVDDLAHVGGTIWTSVTPLVLRHMAEARTTLIFVNNRAQAEKMAARVNALAGEEIALPYHGSLSRERRLVLEQSLKAGRLRALVSTSALELGIDIGSVDLVLQLQSPKRVANGLQRVGRAGHSLAAVSRGVFVPTFRDDALEMLAIVRAMRGGDVEPTRVVQNALDVLAQVIVAAVSVDDDWTSADLFDLVRRSYPYHALTRSAFDEVLEMLSGKYPADVAAELDARLSWDRVGDTLTAARSSRMVAIISGGTIPDRGLYTVNLPDRTRLGELDEEFVHETRVGDVFQLGSSTWRVNTIEHDRVIVTPAPGAPARMPFWHGEYSARSSHLASSIGALRRELDAARTPAAIDELAGRYNSDKATAQSLVEYVHEQRAATGAVPDERSLIVEQFRDETNAVRVVIHAPFGGRVNAPWGMALAHRAREIFGRGSVVQVQTTDDGVMLRFPDLREWVPLSLVSDMTAGEAERRMLEEVGSSSLFGARFRVNAARALLLPRGTARRRMPLWLQRLKARDLLDAVREYPSFPILVETYRDVLQDAFDMPALARMLDDLTSGAIAMRSAQTEMPSPFALSFQFGFVMAWMYADDTPHAEQRAALLSLDRALLDELLGTEGADAETLVVLEQMLARRRGVAPGSRARTADELAILLDRAGDLSLDELRERTAQEAEGRLGDPLGELRERGRIVAVEVPRESGTRDSRYVLAETAPRYAAAFGAASPTRVAARREILVRFISLAGVVSVDDVLRRYAFDADWVRQRFDEWTRGGRLVRGAFGGGSDTTERWCSRRLLERARRRELSQARKQIQAVDLERFSRFMFRWQNVAPSTRRAGDDATTQIARQLYGVSRPAELWERELFPSRVASYDSSAVARLIAAGEMVWVGGGAPSAHDEAPVLANIRMIRRGTGRAWLPESHPPIGEAATATLEAMTRLGAVFFDELLAETSFSSRKLRDALRELVGAGLATNDTIDAMRAVVRWRPLVSPRERSRPDPTRWLPADYTPSANRYVVQRRPNLRRLPRWQRPDLPGGESDAWPGRWSLIASPRVLGTPNDESSFAEAVARQWLDRYGVVAREMWRRERPMIPWRSIYRELKRLEFRGDVRRGYFVRGLSGAQFALPEAVEALRADDAGDDESVVLAAADPANVFSLPIAGDPARDPFVRPRSSSALLVAIGGRVILIAERRGSRVVVRPGSDEAIVTRAAEGLIGHLSSRLRRDLVLETIDGQPAAASPHAAAFEKAGFRRGRTDLRYLRPTR, from the coding sequence GTGCCTAGCGCGCCGCAGCGCGAGGGGTGGCCAGCGATTGCGAGCGGCGCACACACGCTCATCCTGGCCCCCACGGGCACCGGGAAAACGCTCACCGCGTTCCTTTGGGAACTGAACCAGCTCATCGTCGACGGCGCGACGGCCCCGCTGCCCAACGCCGTGCAGATCCTCTACGTCTCGCCGCTCAAGGCGCTCAACAACGACATCCAGCGAAACCTCGAGCAGCCGCTGACCGAGCTGCGCGAACGATTCGAGGCGGCGGGCGAGTCGTTCCCGGAGATTCGGGTCGCCGTTCGCACGGGCGACACGCCGCAGTCGGCGCGGGCGCGGATGATTCGGAAATCGCCGCACATCCTGATCACGACGCCCGAGTCGCTGCACATCATGCTGACCACAGTCCGCGGGCGCGGCATGTTCAGCGGCGTGCGCGCGGTGATCGTGGACGAGATCCACGCGATCGCGGGCAGCAAGCGCGGCGCACACCTCGCGCTGACGCTCGAACGATTGGATCGCCTGTGCGACGATCAGCCGCAGCGCATCGGGCTGTCGGCGACGCAGCGTCCGCTCGACGAGATCGCGCGCTTTCTCGTCGGCCAGGACGTCCAACGCGGCGGCGATCCGACGCCCCGTCCGTGCACCATCGTCGACTGCGGGCTCGTCAAGCGAATCGAGCTGAACGTCGAGTCGCCGGTGGACGACCTCGCGCACGTCGGCGGCACGATTTGGACGTCGGTCACGCCGCTCGTCCTGCGCCACATGGCCGAAGCCCGCACGACGCTCATCTTCGTCAACAACCGCGCGCAGGCCGAAAAAATGGCCGCGCGCGTGAACGCGCTCGCCGGCGAAGAAATCGCGCTGCCCTACCACGGATCGCTCTCACGCGAGCGGCGCCTCGTTCTCGAGCAATCGTTGAAGGCGGGACGGCTTCGCGCCCTGGTCAGCACGAGCGCCCTCGAGCTGGGAATCGACATCGGCTCGGTCGACCTCGTGCTCCAGCTCCAGTCGCCCAAGCGAGTGGCAAACGGTCTTCAGCGCGTGGGCCGCGCGGGACACTCGCTCGCCGCGGTGAGTCGCGGCGTGTTCGTCCCGACCTTCCGTGACGACGCCCTCGAGATGCTCGCGATCGTGCGAGCGATGCGCGGCGGCGACGTCGAGCCGACGCGCGTCGTCCAGAACGCGCTCGACGTGCTCGCGCAGGTGATCGTTGCCGCGGTGTCGGTCGACGACGACTGGACGAGTGCCGACCTGTTCGATCTCGTGCGGCGATCCTACCCGTACCACGCGTTGACCCGCTCGGCGTTCGACGAAGTGCTCGAGATGCTGTCCGGGAAATATCCCGCCGACGTCGCCGCCGAGCTGGATGCGCGGCTTTCGTGGGACCGCGTCGGCGATACCCTCACGGCGGCGCGCAGCTCGCGCATGGTCGCCATCATCTCTGGCGGCACGATTCCCGACCGCGGACTCTACACCGTCAACCTTCCCGACCGCACACGGCTCGGCGAGCTCGACGAAGAGTTCGTGCACGAGACGCGCGTCGGCGACGTCTTTCAGCTCGGGTCGTCGACCTGGCGGGTAAACACGATCGAGCACGATCGTGTGATCGTCACGCCCGCCCCCGGCGCGCCCGCGCGAATGCCCTTCTGGCACGGCGAGTACTCGGCCCGGTCGTCGCACTTGGCGTCGTCCATCGGCGCGTTGCGTCGCGAGTTGGACGCCGCGCGAACGCCCGCGGCGATCGACGAGCTCGCCGGCCGATACAACAGCGACAAGGCGACCGCGCAGTCGCTCGTCGAGTACGTGCACGAACAGCGCGCGGCGACCGGCGCCGTGCCCGACGAACGCTCACTGATCGTCGAGCAGTTCCGCGACGAGACGAACGCTGTTCGCGTCGTCATTCACGCGCCCTTCGGCGGGCGCGTGAACGCACCGTGGGGAATGGCGCTCGCGCACCGAGCGCGCGAGATCTTCGGGCGCGGCAGCGTCGTCCAAGTGCAGACGACCGACGACGGCGTGATGCTCCGATTTCCCGATCTGCGCGAATGGGTGCCACTCTCGCTCGTGTCGGACATGACGGCGGGCGAAGCCGAACGCCGCATGCTCGAGGAAGTCGGTTCGTCGTCGCTGTTCGGCGCGCGCTTTCGCGTCAACGCGGCGCGAGCCCTGCTTCTCCCGCGCGGCACGGCCCGACGGCGAATGCCGCTTTGGCTCCAGCGTCTCAAAGCGCGCGATCTGCTCGACGCGGTCCGCGAGTATCCATCGTTCCCGATTCTCGTCGAGACGTACCGCGACGTTTTGCAGGACGCGTTCGACATGCCGGCGCTCGCGCGGATGCTCGACGACCTCACGAGCGGCGCGATCGCCATGCGGTCCGCGCAGACGGAAATGCCGTCGCCGTTCGCGTTGTCCTTCCAGTTTGGCTTCGTGATGGCCTGGATGTACGCCGACGATACGCCGCATGCCGAGCAACGGGCCGCTCTGCTCTCACTAGATCGAGCGCTGCTCGACGAGTTGCTCGGTACCGAGGGCGCCGACGCCGAAACGCTCGTCGTGCTCGAGCAGATGCTCGCGCGGCGGAGGGGAGTCGCGCCCGGCTCGCGCGCCCGAACCGCCGACGAGCTCGCGATTCTCCTCGACCGCGCGGGCGATCTGTCGCTGGACGAGCTGCGCGAGCGAACCGCCCAAGAAGCCGAAGGTCGGCTCGGTGACCCGCTCGGCGAGCTGCGCGAACGCGGGCGCATCGTGGCGGTCGAGGTGCCACGGGAATCAGGAACGAGGGACAGTCGCTACGTGCTCGCCGAGACGGCGCCGCGATACGCCGCGGCGTTCGGCGCGGCATCGCCGACGCGCGTCGCCGCGCGGCGTGAGATCCTCGTGCGCTTCATTTCACTCGCCGGCGTCGTGTCGGTCGACGACGTCCTCCGCCGATATGCCTTCGACGCGGATTGGGTGCGTCAACGATTCGACGAATGGACGCGCGGCGGACGGCTCGTTCGCGGCGCCTTCGGGGGAGGCAGCGACACGACTGAACGTTGGTGCTCTCGCCGTCTCTTGGAACGAGCGCGCCGGCGCGAGCTGTCGCAGGCACGAAAGCAGATCCAAGCAGTGGACCTCGAGCGCTTTTCGCGGTTCATGTTCCGCTGGCAGAACGTCGCGCCGTCCACCCGACGCGCGGGCGACGACGCAACCACGCAAATCGCCCGGCAGCTGTACGGCGTGTCGCGTCCCGCCGAGCTGTGGGAACGCGAGCTGTTCCCGAGCCGCGTAGCCTCGTACGACTCGAGCGCCGTAGCCAGACTCATCGCCGCCGGCGAGATGGTGTGGGTTGGCGGCGGCGCGCCGTCGGCGCACGACGAGGCGCCCGTACTCGCGAACATCCGAATGATTCGTCGAGGCACCGGTCGCGCGTGGCTGCCCGAATCGCATCCGCCGATCGGCGAAGCGGCGACGGCGACGCTCGAGGCGATGACCCGACTTGGCGCCGTGTTCTTCGACGAGCTGCTGGCCGAAACCTCGTTCTCGTCGCGGAAGTTGAGAGACGCGCTGCGAGAGCTGGTCGGCGCCGGCCTCGCGACGAACGACACGATCGACGCGATGCGCGCGGTCGTACGCTGGCGGCCGCTCGTCTCGCCGCGCGAACGTTCGCGCCCGGATCCCACGCGATGGCTTCCAGCGGACTACACGCCGTCGGCAAATCGGTACGTCGTGCAACGGCGACCGAACCTGCGCCGACTCCCGCGCTGGCAGCGTCCCGATCTCCCCGGCGGCGAATCCGACGCGTGGCCGGGCCGTTGGTCGCTCATCGCGTCGCCGCGAGTCCTTGGTACGCCGAACGACGAGTCGTCGTTCGCCGAGGCCGTCGCGCGACAGTGGCTGGATCGCTATGGCGTGGTGGCGCGCGAGATGTGGCGCCGCGAACGCCCGATGATCCCTTGGCGCTCGATCTACCGCGAGCTGAAGCGTCTCGAGTTTCGCGGCGACGTGCGGCGCGGATACTTCGTGCGCGGTCTTTCCGGCGCGCAGTTCGCGCTCCCCGAAGCGGTCGAGGCGCTCCGCGCCGATGACGCCGGCGACGACGAATCCGTCGTACTCGCGGCGGCCGATCCGGCGAACGTGTTTTCGCTTCCCATCGCCGGCGACCCGGCGCGCGATCCCTTCGTTCGGCCGCGCAGCTCGAGCGCACTGCTGGTCGCGATCGGCGGCCGCGTGATTCTTATCGCGGAGCGCCGAGGATCACGAGTCGTCGTCCGCCCTGGGTCGGATGAGGCGATCGTGACACGCGCGGCGGAGGGGTTGATCGGACATCTCTCGAGCCGTTTGCGCCGTGATCTCGTGCTCGAAACGATCGACGGCCAGCCGGCGGCGGCCAGTCCGCACGCGGCGGCCTTCGAGAAAGCGGGATTCAGGCGAGGGCGAACTGACCTCAGGTATCTGCGTCCGACGCGCTGA